TAGGGCTTACATTCTTGCTGAATCCCGCTCCCACAAGAACTGACATTCTTTGGTTGTCAATCTTTAGTTTGATGTTTTTTATATAGTCTATCTTTGTCGTCATTGCACAGCTTCAGTAAGATAAGTATTCTTAGGGTCCCGTGGAAAGTCCCTGTCGGAAGTCCGGATAGAATGGGTGATATTCGAAAAAGCCATCGGGGCTTTTCAGTGGCGTGCTCCCAACCTCACTCTCCAAGCGTACCGAAGGCCCATGCCAAAGAGGGTTACCATCCTGTTCTCCGTCCGGAATGTACGCCTTGGTGCACGGGCAGTTCTCCCGGGGTGGGTCTTACCATGGGGAACTGCCCGTGATAGGCCCCTTTTAGGGAAACCCAGCCTAGGAGGGGGCTGCCTCTGTACGGCCCTGTGTTTTCTTAAGGCGCAGTCCCTAGGCGCCCGGATTCAATCCTCCACGCGGGCGTGCTTGCCCTCTACCTGTTTCCTGATGAAGCTCCGGAGGCCTTCCCCGCGCAAGGCCAGGGCCTTCATGGTCTCGATGTTGTTGCGCCCCGCACTGGCAAACGTGTAGAGGTACCTGGCCCCGCTGTCATATTCGACGGAAATGGAATCCTGTCCGATCTCATAGGCGAAAACGGAGGACACCCAGCTTAGATTTCTGTAATATTTCATTCTATTTCTGGTTAAAAGCCAGCCCTGTTTGGGCCCGGGCAGATAAATTTGATTGGAATCGTTCCTGAAAACACTGGGCGGTGCACCGGGAGGCCAAGCCTCGATGGGACGGGGCTTCGATTATCGGTGATAAATATACTGGTTCCTTAGTTTTCAGGCACTTGTGATTTTTCACATGAGCCCCTTCCTCCCGTAAAACACACGCGGCTCCCCCGACATGGTAGGTCAGGTGCAGCCCGGCAAGCCATGTCACGATCTCTCTCTGGGGATGCGGGCGGAGGGGCGTCCGGCCCGTGGAAATGAAGAAGGCCCTGCTGTGGGCATCGGAGCAAAGTAGGGACACGGTGGGAACGAACCCACGAAGGAGAGCCCATGTCCGCTAAGGCCGCGCAGCCACGTTCCTCTCATCGATATGCCGGGCCCCGGCAACTGTGCGGAAGGCGGCCGCCTGCCGGGAGGCGGTGGCTCTCGGGGCAAGGGAGTCCAGGGACAAAAAGCTCTTCACGGCGGTAGCGGCGAACCCTTTGCTGTTTGCGTTTTTCCCATCCCCCCAATAGTCGGAGTGGCCGGCCCCTGGGTTGCGGGCCTGCCGCAGGCCGGGGAAGAGCCGGTTTCCCCTAGTCCATTCCTGCCGCCCCAAAGCTGTCGGGAAGAACCTTTCCCCCACTAGGGACTGGCCCACCGGGAAGGCATACCGGAGAACGGTGTCATTTTCAGAGTACAGGCTTAGTGACCCCTCGAAAGAACCTAAGGCGGCTTTCAGCCTGGCGATATCATCCAGATACGCGGTGGGGACCGCCCCCGCCATGAAGACGACTTTGCCGACCACCAGGCAGGCAGGCAGAATATGTCGCTCTCCGTCCCGCCTCCGTAACGCCAGAATCTCACGCACGGTCTCCAGCGTGAGCCGACACCCCAGGGAATGCGCCACTATGTCCACCTTGAGGTAGCCCCGGTTTCTGGCTTGGGTGTAAAGGTCCTGGGCGAGCTTGGGAGCCACCTCCTTGGCCTTGCCGATGGCCTGCATGTAGAATAAGGCGCCCTCCCAGTTATGGCCCGGCCAGTACACCCCCACCACCCTGGCGTTCGGACCGGCGGGGGAGCCCAGTAGGCCCATAAACCGCGTGTACGCGGCGGAGGCGTCCCGCTGGTCGTTGTTATAGCCATGTATGAAAAGAACCGGATTGGACTGGTTCAAGGCGGAGGACGGCTTTAGCAACCCGTTGTCCCTCACCCGGGTGCCCCGCCCATCCCAATAGGAGACGGAAGGCGCGTAGTAGCTCTCCATAACCTATTTGGTGCGTAAGCCGGACAAAGCGGCAACGACATCCTTCGCCAAGGGGGACATCATTCCCCCGAATAGGGCCAGGATGGTGGCGGGGATGGGCGGGACGCCTATATAGAAAAGGAGGGCCCACAGGAAAAGGGCCGCGGTGCCGACAGCCCAGTATTGGTTTCTCCGGGCCCACTCATATTCCGCCTTCGTCTGGAAAGCGTCCAGCTTGCGGGCAACGAAATGATCGATTCGCGCCCGGGCACGGGTCGCCTCCTGGATCTCCGCCTCAGAATAAGAGGCTTGTCTGTCATGGGCGGGTTTAGTGATGAACCTTTCCCAAACTGTCGCATCCGAGGGATCGTCCATGGGCCTGGACGTGCCATCTCTCCCTGTCTCCCTGGCAGCGGCTACTGAAGTGGGCATTTTCGTGAGGAATCGGAATAGGTGCGGGTACACGTCTGGGAAATCGATCGCGACATTGGTGGCCGCCTGAATCTGCCCCATCATCTTGTCGGTGGGCTGGTCAAGCAGGGCATCCGCCGAATCCACTTCGGCCACTGTCAACAGGAGCAGTTCCTCTCGGCACGCCGCATGTTGGATCCAATTCCAGAGTTTGCGCCGGTGGTATTTTAGGCGCAGTTCCAGCACTACCTTTAGAAGTTCCAGGAAGGTCATGGTGATAGTGGCGACAGTGGCCAGGATGAGGGCGTAGGCCAGGATGTTCGCGATAAAGGAATCAAGGATTTCGGGAAGCTCCAATCTCAGATAGTCCATGGGTTTAGGTTTGAGGGTGGCATAGGATAAATTGTGTTACGTTTCTGGGTAAGGCGTTTGCCTTACCGGTAAGTTATCGCGCATATGTTCCGTGGCTGGGCTTCTCCTCCATTTGACTCTAGGACGCAGCCCCGGGTGCAGGCCTGGGTTTTACCCCTCCGTCACCTTGAAAATCCCTTTCTTGATGGCATAGACGACCAACCCCGTCCTAGAGGAAACCTCGAGTTTCTTGAAGAGGGCTTCGCGGGTGGACTCCACCAGCCTGTCGGAGATGCTCAGGATGGGCCCGAAGGATTTGTAGGGCAATTCCGTGCACGCCAGCCGCAGGAACTCCACCTCCCGGGCGGTGAGGAGGAGCTTTTCATTGGCCGGGGCCACCAAGTCCTTCTTCAATATCTCACTGATGCCGCCGGTGTAATAGCTGCCATTTGCCTCCAAGGCCTCTAGGGCCATTCTGAGTTCATAGGGATCTGCGTTCTTGAGGATGTACCCGTCCACCCCTGACTTGATCATCCTCAGCACGGTATCCTCCTCATTGCTCATGGTCAGGGCCAAAATCTTCACCGAAGGGTGGTTCTCCTGCAGCCAGGCGGCAGTCTCAAAGCCGTTCATGACCGGCATCCCGATGTCCAGCAGCACGATATCCGGGGCCTCGACGAAGGCGAGTTTGTTGATGAGGTCCCG
This region of Rufibacter sp. LB8 genomic DNA includes:
- a CDS encoding alpha/beta fold hydrolase, which produces MESYYAPSVSYWDGRGTRVRDNGLLKPSSALNQSNPVLFIHGYNNDQRDASAAYTRFMGLLGSPAGPNARVVGVYWPGHNWEGALFYMQAIGKAKEVAPKLAQDLYTQARNRGYLKVDIVAHSLGCRLTLETVREILALRRRDGERHILPACLVVGKVVFMAGAVPTAYLDDIARLKAALGSFEGSLSLYSENDTVLRYAFPVGQSLVGERFFPTALGRQEWTRGNRLFPGLRQARNPGAGHSDYWGDGKNANSKGFAATAVKSFLSLDSLAPRATASRQAAAFRTVAGARHIDERNVAARP
- a CDS encoding response regulator transcription factor — protein: MQPGNTTKIALVDDHKLFRKGMLELITGFSGYCVSLEADHGRDLINKLAFVEAPDIVLLDIGMPVMNGFETAAWLQENHPSVKILALTMSNEEDTVLRMIKSGVDGYILKNADPYELRMALEALEANGSYYTGGISEILKKDLVAPANEKLLLTAREVEFLRLACTELPYKSFGPILSISDRLVESTREALFKKLEVSSRTGLVVYAIKKGIFKVTEG